The DNA segment CTTGGACGGTTAAAGACCGTCACTCCGGCGCGCCTTAATGTCAATACCATCAATTATAGCGTGCTTGAAGAGCAGCCGGGCGATGATCCCCCGGAACCATTCCCCGCCCTTGACCGCGCCGTCAACACCCCGCACGTTTCCTCACCCATCACGCGCACCATCGCGGAAACTCACATCCTCCTCGTCGATACTC comes from the Devosia chinhatensis genome and includes:
- a CDS encoding FAD-dependent oxidoreductase: MLGLSTRLECLGLQLGRLKTVTPARLNVNTINYSVLEEQPGDDPPEPFPALDRAVNTPHVSSPITRTIAETHILLVDT